In the genome of Egibacteraceae bacterium, the window TGAGGTGGCGATGTCGGTGAAGGTGTCGCTGGGGCGGCTGAGCAGGCCGCTGGGGGGGTCGGGCAGGGACCAGGCGCGTTGCAGGAACGTGGCCATCTGGCCTCTGCTGACCGGGTGGTTGGGGCAGAAGCGGTCGTTGCCGCAGCCGCCGGTGATGCCGGCGGCGGCCAGGGCGTTGATCGCGGCGGCGTGGGGGGAGCCGGCGACGTCGGTGAAGTGGCTGCGGGAGGTGGTGGGCAGGTTGCGCGCTCGGGTGAGCAGCGCGGCCATCTGCGCGCGGGTGATCT includes:
- a CDS encoding S-layer homology domain-containing protein: ITRAQMAALLTRARNLPTTSRSHFTDVAGSPHAAAINALAAAGITGGCGNDRFCPNHPVSRGQMATFLQRAWSLPDPPSGLLSRPSDTFTDIATSQHRTAINAIAQADITRGCSNNRYCPNQGVTRAEMASFLARTMNLV